A part of Fusobacterium simiae genomic DNA contains:
- a CDS encoding macro domain-containing protein produces MSKIYKWYNRLSKQKKDSIIISMTVMGLISTILSIIGISLGNIEKLNILSRIVIVILAFSVMYIGVYIIIGNIFKKSINIIIQQTPVSITCGNIFETPELRVIGCDTHFDTRVDDIIISKKSLHGQLVLKYGKKDEINNAIEVEANRLGLRKNRDGFYDFPLGTIIRYNSSIDNHIYLMLAMTKLNNHNEAHTNMSEFEYMLMKMWKEIDRVYASNDIAVPLLGTGISRFDDGLKGKESLLRCMLCTLNNSGVSFNSKVKILIYDNIDDIPLYEYKNIFHLISGR; encoded by the coding sequence ATGAGTAAAATATATAAATGGTACAATAGACTTTCGAAACAAAAAAAGGATAGTATTATTATTTCTATGACTGTAATGGGACTGATTTCTACAATTTTATCTATCATAGGAATTTCATTGGGAAATATAGAGAAATTAAATATTTTATCACGCATAGTTATTGTTATTTTAGCTTTTAGTGTAATGTACATAGGAGTGTATATTATTATTGGCAATATATTTAAAAAATCTATAAATATTATTATTCAACAGACACCAGTATCTATTACTTGTGGAAATATATTTGAAACTCCAGAATTAAGAGTAATAGGCTGTGACACACATTTTGATACCAGAGTTGATGACATCATTATATCAAAAAAATCTTTACATGGACAGTTAGTTTTAAAATATGGAAAAAAAGATGAGATAAACAATGCTATAGAAGTTGAAGCAAACCGGCTTGGATTAAGAAAAAATAGAGATGGATTTTATGATTTTCCTCTTGGGACAATTATTCGTTATAATAGTAGTATTGACAACCATATATATTTAATGTTAGCAATGACAAAGTTGAATAACCATAATGAAGCTCATACAAATATGTCTGAATTTGAATATATGCTTATGAAAATGTGGAAAGAAATAGATCGTGTATATGCAAGTAATGATATTGCTGTTCCTTTATTAGGAACTGGAATTTCAAGGTTTGATGATGGACTAAAAGGAAAAGAATCTTTATTAAGATGTATGTTATGTACTCTTAATAACAGTGGCGTAAGTTTTAACTCAAAAGTAAAAATTTTAATTTATGATAATATAGATGATATTCCATTATATGAATATAAAAATATATTTCATTTAATATCAGGGAGGTAG
- the gltX gene encoding glutamate--tRNA ligase — MCMDCKKRVRTRVAPSPTGDPHVGTAYIALFNIAFAHVNNGDFILRIEDTDRNRYTAGSEQMIFDALKWLDLNYSEGPDVGGDYGPYRQSERFDLYGKYAKELVEKGGAYYCFCDQERLENLRERQKAMGLPPGYDGHCRSLTKEEIEEKLKAGVPYVIRLKMPYEGETVIHDRLRGDIVFENSKIDDQVLLKADGYPTYHLANIVDDHLMGITHVIRAEEWIPSTPKHIQLYKAFGWEAPEFIHMPLLRNDDRSKISKRKNPVSLIWYKEEGYLKEGLVNFLGLMGYSYGDGQEIFSLQEFKDNFNIDKVTLGGPVFDLVKLGWVNNQHMKMKDLGELTRLTIPFLVNEGYLTNENVNEKEFETLKKIVEIEREGAKTLKEIAKNSKFFFVDEFSLPEVKKDMDKKERKSIERLLNSLKDEVGLKSIKLFIEKLEKWEGNEFTAEEAKNLLHSLIDDLQEGPGKIFMPIRAVLTGEPKGADLYNILYVIGKERALKRIKDTVKKYNIVL, encoded by the coding sequence ATGTGTATGGATTGCAAAAAAAGAGTTAGAACAAGAGTAGCACCTTCTCCAACAGGAGACCCTCATGTTGGAACAGCATATATTGCATTATTTAATATTGCATTTGCTCATGTAAATAATGGAGATTTTATATTAAGAATAGAGGATACTGATAGAAATAGATATACAGCTGGTTCTGAACAAATGATATTTGATGCCTTGAAATGGTTAGATTTAAATTATTCAGAAGGACCTGATGTAGGTGGAGATTATGGACCTTATAGACAATCAGAAAGATTTGATCTATATGGAAAATATGCAAAAGAATTGGTTGAAAAAGGTGGAGCATACTATTGTTTCTGTGACCAAGAAAGATTAGAAAATTTAAGAGAAAGGCAAAAAGCAATGGGATTGCCACCTGGATATGATGGGCATTGTCGTTCATTAACTAAAGAAGAAATTGAAGAAAAATTAAAAGCAGGGGTTCCTTATGTAATAAGATTAAAAATGCCTTATGAAGGGGAAACTGTAATCCATGATAGATTAAGAGGAGATATTGTTTTTGAAAATAGTAAGATAGATGATCAAGTTCTATTAAAAGCTGATGGTTATCCAACTTATCATCTAGCAAATATAGTTGATGACCATTTAATGGGAATAACTCATGTTATAAGAGCAGAAGAATGGATACCTTCAACTCCTAAACATATACAATTATATAAAGCATTTGGTTGGGAAGCACCTGAATTTATTCACATGCCACTTTTAAGAAATGATGATAGATCTAAAATTTCTAAGAGAAAAAATCCTGTTTCTTTAATTTGGTATAAGGAAGAAGGATATTTAAAAGAAGGATTAGTAAATTTCTTAGGTTTAATGGGATATTCTTATGGAGATGGACAAGAAATATTTAGCTTACAAGAATTTAAAGATAATTTTAATATAGATAAAGTTACTTTAGGTGGACCAGTATTTGACCTTGTTAAGCTAGGTTGGGTAAATAATCAACATATGAAAATGAAAGATTTAGGAGAGCTCACAAGATTAACTATTCCATTTTTAGTAAATGAAGGATATTTAACTAATGAAAATGTAAATGAAAAAGAATTTGAAACTTTAAAGAAAATTGTTGAAATTGAAAGAGAAGGAGCAAAAACTTTAAAAGAAATTGCTAAAAACTCAAAGTTTTTCTTTGTTGATGAATTTTCTCTACCAGAAGTAAAAAAAGATATGGATAAGAAAGAAAGAAAGAGTATAGAAAGACTTTTAAATTCTTTAAAAGATGAAGTTGGTTTGAAATCAATAAAATTGTTTATAGAAAAATTGGAAAAATGGGAAGGCAATGAATTTACAGCTGAAGAAGCTAAAAATTTATTACATTCATTAATTGATGATTTGCAAGAAGGACCAGGGAAAATATTTATGCCTATAAGAGCCGTTTTAACTGGTGAACCTAAGGGAGCGGATTTGTATAATATTCTTTATGTAATTGGAAAAGAAAGAGCATTAAAAAGAATAAAAGATACTGTTAAAAAATATAATATAGTTTTATAA
- a CDS encoding toxin-antitoxin system YwqK family antitoxin — translation MKKVFNILLIALILTILWILFLVVKPNSFEMQGIKSVKTEHDEYYAEIDKKIEKEIDKDPKKIYNERKNNLKRLKIKINYGRVIKYLGDSEYIFGFARNGKLIFILKRDNPESNSGVIKYLYDNQSLREIGYAEEKNFDFSGKVQIFDEEGTLRNEYQYYKGKLEGLEKVFSEDGKLQEERIYKNDLIDGEEIFYYENGKIAQKNQYIAGKREGKSTTYYENGKIESEISYKNGKKEGIYLVYYKNGRKLEEGHYKNDKYFGKIVQYHENGKIQQISYEKDGKRNGELKAYYENGNIMTEINYKNGELDGLGISYYENGKVEMWAYYKNGKVNGKSQEYYENGILKEKAYCIDNQYDGEYSTYYENGKLEEVLNYDKGKLNGEVFTYYESGKLASKANYKNNKADGEYKNYYENGNLKEIKNYIDDKIEGKVLTYYESGKLEGEYNYIKGLLNGEYKNYYENGNLKRMGKYKDDELDGEASFYHESGKIAEKASFINGEVEGDYLFYDENGKITKKEIYKNGNLISTEEFQKVEEDKNESERIKNQSSSRE, via the coding sequence ATGAAAAAAGTTTTTAATATTTTATTAATAGCATTAATACTAACTATACTTTGGATTTTATTTTTAGTTGTGAAACCCAATTCTTTTGAGATGCAGGGTATAAAATCAGTAAAAACCGAACATGATGAATATTATGCTGAAATTGATAAAAAGATAGAAAAGGAAATAGATAAAGATCCTAAGAAAATATATAATGAAAGAAAAAACAATCTAAAAAGATTAAAAATAAAAATTAACTATGGTAGAGTTATAAAATACTTAGGAGATAGTGAGTATATTTTTGGCTTTGCTAGAAATGGTAAGTTAATATTTATTTTAAAAAGAGATAATCCAGAAAGTAATAGTGGAGTAATAAAATATTTATATGATAATCAATCATTAAGAGAAATAGGATATGCTGAAGAGAAGAATTTTGATTTCTCAGGAAAAGTTCAGATTTTTGATGAAGAAGGTACATTAAGAAATGAATATCAGTATTATAAAGGGAAATTAGAAGGTTTAGAAAAAGTATTTTCAGAAGATGGAAAATTACAAGAAGAAAGAATTTATAAAAATGATTTAATTGATGGAGAAGAAATATTTTATTATGAAAATGGGAAAATAGCACAAAAAAATCAATATATAGCGGGAAAAAGAGAAGGAAAATCAACAACTTATTATGAGAATGGAAAAATTGAAAGTGAGATTAGTTATAAGAATGGGAAAAAAGAAGGAATATATTTAGTTTATTATAAAAATGGAAGAAAATTAGAAGAAGGTCATTATAAAAATGATAAATATTTTGGAAAAATAGTACAATACCATGAGAATGGAAAAATTCAACAGATTTCATATGAAAAAGATGGAAAAAGAAATGGAGAATTAAAAGCCTATTATGAAAATGGTAATATAATGACAGAAATAAATTATAAAAATGGAGAGTTAGATGGTTTAGGAATTTCATATTATGAAAATGGAAAAGTAGAAATGTGGGCATACTATAAAAATGGAAAAGTTAATGGTAAATCACAAGAATACTATGAAAATGGAATTTTAAAAGAAAAAGCCTACTGTATAGACAATCAATATGATGGAGAGTATTCAACATATTATGAAAATGGGAAATTAGAAGAAGTATTAAATTATGATAAAGGTAAATTAAATGGGGAAGTTTTTACATATTATGAAAGTGGAAAATTAGCCTCAAAAGCAAACTATAAAAACAATAAAGCAGATGGAGAATATAAAAATTATTATGAAAATGGTAATCTTAAAGAAATTAAAAATTATATAGATGATAAAATAGAAGGAAAAGTTTTAACATACTATGAAAGTGGAAAATTAGAAGGAGAATATAACTACATAAAAGGTTTATTAAATGGAGAATATAAAAATTACTATGAAAATGGAAATTTAAAACGAATGGGAAAATATAAAGATGATGAACTTGATGGAGAAGCTAGTTTTTATCATGAAAGTGGAAAAATTGCAGAAAAAGCAAGTTTTATTAATGGAGAAGTTGAAGGAGATTATCTATTCTATGATGAAAATGGAAAAATAACTAAGAAGGAAATATATAAAAATGGAAATTTGATAAGTACAGAAGAATTTCAAAAGGTGGAGGAAGATAAAAATGAAAGTGAAAGAATTAAAAATCAGTCCAGTTCAAGAGAGTAG
- the prfB gene encoding peptide chain release factor 2 (programmed frameshift), whose amino-acid sequence MDILEIKREFLEMKEKTENIRRSLDLEKRKSTIKELEKLTFEDGFWTDKRKSSEIIKNMNFEKNIVSRYEKLVTEIDDEEILIDFVESGETSFESELLTKHKILKSDIEEFEINLLLDGEYDMNNAIVTIHSGAGGTEACDWADMLYRMYLRWCNLKGYKVSELDFMEGDSVGVKSVTFLVEGINAYGYLKSEKGVHRLVRISPFDANKKRHTSFASVEVVPEVDENVEVEINPADIRIDTYRASGAGGQHVNMTDSAVRITHFPSGIVVTCQKERSQLSNRETAMKMLKSKLLELEIKRKEEEMKKIQGEQSDIGWGNQIRSYVFQPYALVKDHRTNTEIGNVKAVMDGSIDDFINLYLRWIKNN is encoded by the exons ATGGATATTTTAGAAATTAAAAGAGAATTTTTAGAAATGAAAGAAAAAACTGAAAACATCAGGAGGTCTCTT GACTTAGAAAAGAGAAAGTCAACTATAAAGGAATTAGAAAAATTAACTTTTGAAGATGGATTTTGGACTGATAAAAGAAAAAGTTCAGAAATTATAAAGAATATGAATTTTGAAAAAAATATAGTTTCAAGGTATGAAAAGTTAGTGACAGAAATTGACGATGAAGAAATTTTAATTGATTTTGTTGAAAGTGGAGAAACTTCTTTTGAAAGTGAACTTTTAACTAAGCATAAGATTTTAAAATCTGATATAGAAGAATTTGAAATTAATCTGTTACTTGATGGAGAATATGATATGAATAATGCCATAGTAACAATTCATTCAGGTGCAGGTGGAACAGAAGCCTGTGATTGGGCAGATATGCTTTACAGAATGTATTTAAGATGGTGTAATTTAAAAGGTTATAAAGTATCAGAACTTGATTTTATGGAAGGGGACAGTGTAGGAGTAAAATCAGTTACATTTTTAGTTGAGGGGATAAATGCTTATGGATATTTGAAATCTGAAAAGGGCGTTCATAGACTTGTTAGAATTTCACCTTTTGATGCAAATAAAAAAAGACATACATCATTTGCATCAGTTGAAGTTGTACCAGAAGTTGATGAAAATGTAGAAGTTGAAATAAATCCTGCTGATATTAGAATAGATACATATAGAGCAAGTGGAGCAGGTGGACAACATGTCAATATGACAGATTCTGCTGTAAGAATAACACATTTTCCAAGTGGAATAGTTGTAACTTGTCAAAAAGAAAGATCACAACTTAGCAATAGAGAAACTGCTATGAAAATGTTAAAATCAAAATTACTTGAGTTAGAAATTAAGAGAAAAGAAGAAGAAATGAAAAAAATTCAAGGAGAACAATCTGATATTGGTTGGGGAAATCAAATAAGATCTTATGTTTTTCAACCTTATGCTTTAGTTAAGGACCATAGAACTAACACAGAAATTGGAAATGTAAAAGCTGTTATGGATGGAAGTATTGATGATTTTATCAATTTATATTTAAGATGGATAAAAAATAATTGA
- the acpS gene encoding holo-ACP synthase: MIVGIGNDIIEIERIEKAISKADFKNKVYSQRELENIKKRGDRVETYAGIFSAKEAIAKAIGTGVREFSLTDLEILNDDLGKPYVVVSEKLDKIIKNKKGNYQIEISISHSKKYATAMALIV, from the coding sequence ATGATAGTAGGCATAGGTAATGATATTATTGAAATTGAGAGAATAGAAAAAGCTATCTCAAAAGCAGATTTTAAAAATAAGGTATACTCTCAAAGAGAATTAGAAAATATAAAAAAAAGAGGAGATAGAGTAGAAACTTATGCAGGGATATTTTCTGCAAAAGAAGCTATAGCAAAAGCTATTGGAACAGGTGTTAGAGAATTTTCTTTAACAGATTTAGAAATATTAAACGATGATTTAGGGAAACCTTATGTTGTTGTATCAGAAAAATTAGATAAAATTATAAAAAATAAGAAAGGAAATTATCAGATTGAAATTTCAATTTCACATTCTAAAAAATATGCAACAGCAATGGCATTAATAGTTTAA
- a CDS encoding TatD family hydrolase yields MKIIDSHVHLNLEQFDNDREEVFKRIEEKLDFVVNIGFDLESSEKSVEYANKYPFIYAVIGFHPDEIEGYSDEAEKKLEELAKNPKVLAIGEIGLDYHWMTRPKEEQWKIFRKQLELARRVNKPVVIHTREAMEDTVNILNEFPDITGILHCYPGSVETAKRMIGRFYLGIGGVLTFKNARKLVEVVKEIPIEKLVIETDCPYMAPTPYRGQRNEPIYTEEVVKKIAELKNMSYEDVVRITNENTRKVFKML; encoded by the coding sequence ATGAAAATAATAGATTCGCATGTTCATTTAAATTTAGAGCAATTTGACAATGATAGAGAAGAAGTTTTTAAAAGAATAGAAGAAAAATTAGATTTTGTTGTAAATATAGGCTTTGATTTGGAAAGTAGTGAAAAAAGTGTAGAATATGCAAATAAATATCCATTTATCTATGCAGTAATAGGTTTTCATCCAGATGAAATTGAAGGATACAGTGATGAAGCTGAAAAAAAATTGGAAGAGCTTGCAAAAAATCCAAAAGTTTTAGCAATAGGAGAAATTGGTTTAGATTATCACTGGATGACAAGACCAAAAGAAGAACAATGGAAGATTTTTAGAAAACAATTAGAATTGGCTAGGAGAGTAAATAAACCTGTTGTAATTCACACAAGAGAAGCTATGGAAGATACAGTTAATATATTAAATGAATTTCCAGATATAACAGGTATTTTGCATTGTTATCCTGGTTCAGTTGAAACTGCAAAAAGAATGATAGGCAGATTTTATTTGGGAATAGGTGGAGTTTTAACTTTTAAAAATGCAAGAAAATTAGTTGAAGTAGTAAAAGAAATTCCAATAGAAAAATTGGTTATAGAAACTGATTGCCCCTATATGGCACCAACTCCATATAGAGGACAAAGAAATGAACCTATTTATACAGAAGAAGTTGTAAAAAAAATAGCAGAGCTTAAAAATATGAGTTATGAAGATGTCGTTAGAATTACTAATGAAAATACAAGAAAGGTGTTTAAGATGTTATGA
- the yqeK gene encoding bis(5'-nucleosyl)-tetraphosphatase (symmetrical) YqeK produces MKYNFNELKEIVKSKMSSKRFTHTLGVVEMSEKLAKIYNADIEKCKIASLLHDICKEMDMKYIKNICKNNFMNELSEEDLDNNEILHGFAGAYYVKNELGIDDKEILNAIKYHTVGAKNLTLLEKIVYISDAIEYGRNYPSVVEIREETFKNLDKGILMEIEHKEKYLESIGKKSHPNTDELKKELLKE; encoded by the coding sequence ATGAAATATAATTTTAATGAATTGAAAGAAATTGTAAAATCAAAAATGAGTTCAAAAAGATTTACTCATACACTTGGTGTTGTAGAAATGTCAGAGAAATTAGCAAAGATATACAATGCAGATATTGAAAAATGTAAAATTGCTTCTTTACTTCATGATATTTGTAAAGAAATGGATATGAAATACATAAAAAATATTTGTAAAAATAATTTTATGAATGAATTATCAGAAGAAGACTTAGATAATAATGAAATATTACATGGCTTTGCAGGGGCATATTATGTCAAAAATGAACTGGGAATTGATGATAAAGAAATATTAAATGCAATAAAATATCACACCGTTGGAGCAAAAAATCTGACATTGCTTGAAAAGATTGTATATATTTCAGATGCCATAGAATATGGAAGAAATTACCCAAGTGTTGTTGAAATAAGAGAAGAAACATTTAAGAACTTAGACAAAGGAATACTTATGGAGATAGAACATAAGGAAAAATATTTAGAAAGTATAGGTAAAAAATCACACCCTAACACGGATGAATTAAAAAAAGAACTTTTAAAAGAATAG
- the rnr gene encoding ribonuclease R: MNLEKDLEKIKELLKDVKYLTLEQITNFLDWSPKNKKDNKAIVLSWVDSGDLILDKKHRLSLPENSGYVKGIFRIIKNKFAFVDREDSEEKEGIFIPKEDFNNALDGDTVLVKITGLGRDSSGKIGEEGEVVKIIAHGKNTIVGILEKGKNFAFVIPTGSFGKDIYIPNSKIANADNKDLVAVEITFWGDNNRKPEGKIIKVLGSSTNSKNMIEALIYRESLSEKFSDEAMRQTNDIIKNSKMDYSNRKDLTKLSIITIDGADAKDLDDAVYVEKLENGNYKLIVSIADVSYYVKKDSVLDLEARNRGNSVYLVDRVLPMFPKEISNGICSLNEKEEKLTFSCEMEIDLKGDVINYEVYKSVIKSVHRMTYKDVNAILDGDKDIINEYSNIHEMLKQMLELSKILRAKKHKRGSIDFELPELKVVLDKDEKVEKVYLKDRGEGEKIIEDFMIAANETVAERIFWLELASIYRTHEKPDREKIFRLNEILAKFGYKIPNFDNLHPKQFQEIIERSKDKETSMIVHKTILTSLKQARYTVEDIGHFGLSSSHYTHFTSPIRRYADLMVHRILFSTIDNSVKPFKVADLEEIAQHISKTERVAMKAEDESVRIKLVEYMQKRVGETLTVMVTGFAPRKVFFETDEHIECSWDVTTAINYYVFDEENYCMRDTYSDTVFYLGDKVDVILKKADLLTLEIAVMPLDDF; encoded by the coding sequence ATGAATTTAGAAAAAGACTTAGAAAAAATTAAGGAACTTTTAAAAGATGTTAAATATTTAACTTTGGAGCAAATTACAAATTTTCTTGATTGGTCACCTAAAAATAAAAAAGACAATAAAGCTATAGTTTTGTCTTGGGTTGATTCAGGAGATTTAATTTTAGATAAAAAACATAGACTTTCATTACCAGAAAATTCAGGTTATGTAAAAGGAATTTTTAGAATTATTAAAAATAAATTTGCCTTTGTTGATAGAGAAGATTCAGAAGAAAAAGAAGGAATATTTATTCCAAAAGAAGATTTTAATAATGCCTTAGATGGAGATACTGTTTTGGTAAAAATTACTGGATTAGGACGTGATAGTAGTGGTAAAATAGGTGAAGAAGGTGAAGTTGTAAAAATAATTGCACATGGAAAAAATACTATTGTAGGTATTTTGGAAAAAGGTAAAAATTTTGCTTTTGTTATTCCAACTGGTTCATTTGGGAAAGATATTTATATACCAAATTCAAAAATTGCTAATGCTGATAATAAGGATTTAGTTGCAGTTGAAATAACATTCTGGGGGGATAACAATAGAAAACCAGAAGGAAAAATTATAAAAGTTTTAGGTTCCTCAACAAATAGTAAAAATATGATAGAAGCCTTAATCTATAGGGAAAGTTTAAGTGAAAAATTTTCAGATGAAGCAATGCGACAAACCAATGATATAATTAAAAATTCTAAGATGGACTATTCAAATAGAAAAGATTTGACAAAACTATCAATAATTACAATAGATGGAGCAGATGCAAAGGATTTAGATGATGCTGTCTATGTTGAAAAATTAGAAAATGGAAACTATAAATTAATAGTATCAATAGCAGATGTTTCTTATTATGTAAAAAAAGACTCTGTTCTTGATTTAGAGGCAAGAAATAGAGGAAATTCAGTTTATTTAGTAGATAGAGTTCTCCCAATGTTTCCAAAAGAAATTTCAAATGGTATCTGTTCTTTAAACGAAAAAGAAGAAAAATTGACTTTTTCTTGTGAAATGGAAATAGATTTAAAAGGTGATGTTATAAATTATGAAGTTTATAAGTCAGTTATAAAATCTGTTCATAGAATGACATATAAAGATGTAAATGCAATTTTAGATGGTGATAAAGATATAATAAATGAATATTCAAATATACATGAAATGTTAAAACAAATGCTTGAGTTATCTAAGATATTAAGAGCTAAAAAACATAAAAGAGGAAGCATTGATTTTGAACTTCCTGAATTAAAAGTCGTTTTAGATAAAGATGAGAAAGTTGAAAAAGTTTATTTAAAAGATAGAGGAGAAGGAGAAAAAATTATTGAGGACTTTATGATAGCAGCAAACGAAACTGTTGCAGAAAGAATATTTTGGTTAGAGCTTGCTTCAATTTATAGAACCCATGAAAAACCTGATAGAGAAAAAATATTTAGATTAAATGAAATATTAGCAAAATTTGGATATAAGATACCAAACTTTGATAACCTTCATCCTAAACAATTTCAAGAAATTATTGAAAGATCTAAGGATAAAGAAACAAGCATGATAGTTCATAAAACTATATTAACTTCTCTAAAACAGGCAAGATATACAGTTGAAGATATAGGACACTTTGGTCTATCTTCTTCACATTATACACATTTTACTTCACCAATAAGAAGATATGCTGATTTAATGGTACATAGAATTTTATTTTCAACCATAGATAATTCTGTAAAACCATTTAAAGTAGCAGATTTAGAAGAAATAGCACAACATATTTCTAAAACAGAAAGAGTGGCTATGAAAGCTGAAGATGAAAGTGTAAGGATAAAACTTGTTGAATATATGCAAAAAAGAGTTGGAGAAACTCTTACAGTTATGGTTACAGGTTTTGCACCAAGAAAAGTATTTTTTGAAACAGATGAACATATAGAATGTAGTTGGGATGTTACGACAGCAATTAATTACTATGTTTTTGATGAAGAAAATTATTGTATGAGGGATACTTATAGTGATACAGTTTTCTATTTAGGGGATAAGGTTGATGTTA